In the Fibrobacter succinogenes genome, CTAGGGATATGCCATCCTTCAGGACAAATTCCTCTAGCCGAATCAACTCCCACAGCATCTTTCCACAAATAAAAACATTCTTTCTCATACGGCATACACAAATTACTTGTCGAATCGCCCTTATAACGCAAATTTTCCGCCATCCAAAACTTGCCCGCAATTTCGGTAAAACGATAAGTATTTCCATCGCGAGAATCTTTCATATAACTATTGGCATCGTAAACCTTTTCCTTTTTTTCAATGCACCGAACAGATGCCTTAAAAAACAAATCCTCTTTCGGTATGGAATCCACGCTAACACCAAGAGAATCAATTCTCAAAACATATTTCCCATCAATCCAATATGTTCCAAACTCATATATTCCCTTAAACTTGTACACAGAATCGTAAGTCATCTGTCCACCATATTCGAGTCCTAGGCCCGACGGCGAACGAAGTGCCGGCAACACTTCCTGATTCAATCCTTGATAATATTGCAAAAGAGCTTTAACTTCATCAAGATTCGGCACACGATATCCAGTCGGACATGAAGCAGAGGCACCTTCGAAACTATACAGTTTCCCCAAAGTATTACAATACGATTGTTTAAAATCATAACAATAGCTTTTCAAATGGTCATAAGCAATATAAAAAGCACTAGAGTCCTCTCGTCTCAAGTTTTCGGCCATCCATTTTTGATTACCAATCATAACAGTTTTGTAAACATTGCCATCTTCCGCATCATTCAGCAAGCCAAATCCATCATTCAATATTTCCCTATTCCGAATAAAAGACCAACGGCCATTTGAATTACAGATAAAATTAATATTATAATACTGACTCAAAATATTCTCATTCTTTCGTATTTCATTTACATTATTGACAGAGCATTCACCAAGACCATATTCGTGAACCCAGAATTTATATATGGCGGTTTCAAAGTCAGGAATTGTGGTTCCATCTTTCCAAGATTCAACATTTTTACGGACCCGACGCAGAATATTTTTATCATTAGATGAGTTATACCAATAATCACGTTCAACATCGAAAGCCCAATCCGCTATTTCCGCATCAAAGTCCGCATATTCAGCAAATACAAACACCGCTTTCGACAGCCGTTCCGACAGGTCAGCTGCAGAACCATCTCTTTGCATCATAATACTCAAGGCCAAAAGTATCGCGCCCTCCTCTCCAGCAAATAAATTTGCATCTTCGGCTTTTCCCAAATCATAGGTTGCACCAAATAACGAAAACAGTTCTCGTTCCGCCTGCACCTTGGCCTCATCAAAAGTCATTCCCGCATAATCAACAAGACGATGAATACGTTCCACTTCTAAATGAGTAAGCAAATTTACATTCACATGATTACGACCATTTAAATTCGTCAAAGCATTCAAAGTAACCATGCCTTCAGATTCTTTTCCAGCAACCTCATTACGATAATAACCTTTAACTTCAAGCAACGCATATTGCGAAACCAAGTTAATACCCTTTATAGTAAAATCACCCCAATTACTCTTCACACTCGTGTTATAACTTTTTCCAGTCTGAGCCAAAGTACGACCATCAAGTTCTTGAACAGTCACCGAAGCACCCTTCAAAAAAGGTCCCTTCTGCGTAACACCCGCAATTTCTCTATTCTTGACAGCCACAATCCCTTCGCTCTGTTCGTCAATACCGGCCGTTTTGCAAACATCAGAACATGCGCAAAGCATCATCACAGAAGAAAGACAGATAAATTTCACCATATTTTTCATACAACCGCATCCTTTTTAATCTTTTACGCAACGAACAGGACAACGGTTTAGCTTATTTTCAGCCAATAAAGAAGCTTTCATGCTCATTGATCTTTCTTCCAAAGAAATCAGCAAGCCACCCTCATCAGCATCAGCATAACCAGCATCCACAATCAAAGTATCAGAGCTTGTCCAAAATTCAGTCCTTACTTCATCGTAATACAAATCAGATCTAATCAATCCTACAGGTTTAACACTGAAATCGTACAGATTATCCACCTCCTGAAGAACAAAATCGTCTTTATTCCAGTCTCTAAAACTACCCAATCTATATCCAATATCATAGTATTTCCACAACGGATCCCATCTGCCCCAAGAGCTGTCTATACGATCCGCAACGAATGTTAGCATTTCATTCCATTCAAATTGACTAGGGAGATGCCAACTTTCGGGGCACACATCATGAGTAGAATCAGAACCAACAGCCTCGTACCACGAATAAAAACAGCCTTCATCACCGCATATATAATAGCATTCATCATGACCGCATATTGAATCTTTCGTCACGGCCGCTTTATAACGCAGATTTTCAGCCATCCAATATTTACCATTGATTTCTGTAAAACGATACTTTTCGTTATCACGTGCATCTATTATGTATTTATCAGCGCTATACTGTTTCGGTTCATCACTCACCTGTACAGAATCAATAACACAACGAACTAAAGCTCGGCTTCTGTCGCTATAAAAATCAAACTCTCTAATATCAGCTATCGAAGAATCAATCCATAAAACAAATCCATTTTGAGAATAATATGAGCTAGTACTATCTTCAAAATAAAGACCTTTCGTCGAAATCCACAATGCCAAGGTTCCATCGTCTCCTAGTATTGCATTAAAGCCATTCTTGGCAAGCAAAGAATCGGCGGCATTTTTTCCAGCGCCTCCATACTGTTGCAATAAATTTTCAGCCTCACTATATCGCGGCAATCGGAAACCCTTAGGGCATGCTGACAAAGCAGAATCACGTCTATATAAATTTCCATTTTTTCTGATATTTTGACGAGATTTTCCATATCGCAAATTTTCCGCCATCCAAGTAACATTCCCTATACGTAATGTCTTATATATCGTCCCATCTCGTAAATCAATAATTTCCACATTCGTCGAATCAGATTTTTTTCGATATCCACCCCATATCCATCGTTTATTATCCCCATCACATCTAAATACCACTCCATAATACTTACTTTGTTCGTTTATATTTTTGCGGATTTCTTCATCATTTTTTTCATCGCACTTACCAAGACCAAAATTCTGCGCCCAAAAATCATACATATAGTTCACAAATTTTTCACTATTCCACCCCTGTATCCATGATTCCATATTTCTAGATACTTTATATAAGATATTTTTCTCAAAGCCTAATTCACCAGATTCATGATAGAGACCTTTTTCAAAATAATCATATTCAGTTTCAAAAGTCCAGTCTACCATTTCCGCCCCAAATCCTTCATTTTTCTCAAATGAAAGTGCAGCCAACGCAAGCCGTTCTGAGAGATCCGCCATTGCGCCATTCCTCTGCATCATCACACTCAATGCAGCCAAGAATTCACGCCCTTCTCCGGCAAACAAATCCATATCTTCAGATTTTTCTAGACCACCTTCAATACCAAACAAAGCAAGGGCTTCCTCTTCGGCCTGTTTTTTTGCCTCTGTAAAAGATTTTCCTTCTTTTTGTACCAAGCGGAGAACACGGTCAACCATCAAATGAGTCAATACATTCACATTCACATGATTACGGTCAGTTAAATCCGTAAGGGCATTCAAAGTAACCATTCCCTCAGATTTTTCCCAGGAAACTTCATTGAAATAATAACCATTCACTTCTAACAAAGCATAAGGTGAAACCAAGCTCACACCTCTGAGCACGAAATCGCCTTGGTCACTTTTTACACTCGTCTTAAAACTTCTTCCAGTCTGAACTAACGTTACGCGGTTCAATTCTTGAATCGTCACCGAAGAACCCACCAAGAAGGGCCCCTTCTGTGTAACGCCCGCGATTTCACGATCCTTCACAGCGAACACGCCTTCGCTCTGTTCATCAGTACCAGCAGTCTTACCAACATCGGAGCATGCACAAAGCATGGATACAATCGTCAAAAATTCAAAAAAGCGACTCATTTTCATCTTCATACCAACTCTTTTATATTCTATTTACTTTTGCGGTCCATAACTATTTTGCGCATTTGGCGCTACCGCACGGCCATGAATATTTTCCGTCAGCGGGAAAAGTTGCATATTCAAGCGACAAACTTTTTCTATGCTCTTATTCGCAGATACAATCGACACAATGCGCTTACGGCACTCCGCCAATTCTTCCACGACCTTCTTGTAGCATTCATCCGTCATGCCCATCGTGATGCCGCTAAAGTGGCGTTCCGAGATAGGCAATTTGTCCAAAGCCTCAAGCGCAAGCTCGCCCATTTGGCGCAATTGCGAATGCACCGCCACGGCTACCACATTCAAATTTCCTGTCGATAGCGAAGCATTAGTCTGGTGGTAGTTGCCCTTGATATCGCGCTTTAAGAGTCCGGACTTTACCAAGAACCGCAAGCTTTCGCTGACATCCGCCGCAGAAATCGCAGGTTTGCACACCTTGGCAATTTCGATCGGTTTCGCGCCCGGCATCGCGACCGCCAATTCACGGACAACGGAATGCTTCCAAGTCTCGTAGTAAGTGTACATTTCGCTACCGAGGATTCTCACGCGGTTCACTTCGCCAAGCGCCTGCATTTCCTCAAAACACTTCTTCTTTTCCTGCTCCGTCTTTGCGCTTTCGTACCGCACCAACAAAACAAAATAATCCAGTTCATAGCCAAGCAAGCCCATCGCAAGGCCAGTTTTCTTAGCGCCTTCTTCGCGCAAACGCGTTTTGCCGTCACAAACAAGTTTCAGGTACGACCCCGAGGCAAACCCGGCCAATTTTGCAAATTCGCGCCAGGTAAACGCCGAGCAACGTTTGCGTTCGCGATAGTAATCCAGCACATATTCGCGGTATTCCTTATATTCAGTTACAGACTTCATGAATTTAAAATTAAAAATTCGCACTCTTGTCTGCAATATTTTCACGAAAACAAAAATGGCATTTTTAAACAAATTTCGGCAATTATAAATTAAAACACAAAAAAGTATTCATTCATAAAACAAACATTAAATTCTATAGAACAAAAAAATCCCCCGGCGCATTGCCGAGGGAATTTAAAGGCGATTCGCGATTATCTTAGCTCAAGCGGCTGATCATATAACCAGCGCAAACTGCCGTACCAATCACGCCGGACACGTTCGGGCCCATAGCGTGCATGAGGAGGAAGTTCTGCGGGTCATACTTAGCGCCTTCAACCTGAGAAACGCGGGCGGCCATCGGCACAGCAGAAACACCTGCGGAACCGATAAGCGGGTTCACCGGATTCTTCGGAGAGCACTTGTTCATGATCTTTGCGAGGAGAAGACCGCCGAAAGTGGAGAAGCCAAAGGCAACCACACCCATAGCGATAATCATGATGGTCTGCGGCTTGAGGAAGATGTCGGCAGACATGGTGAGACCCACGGAAGTTCCGAGGAAAATCGTCACGATATTCATGAGTTCGTTGGAGGAAGTCTTCACGAGACGTTCAACGACACCGGCTTCCTTGAAGATGTTGCCCATCATGAGCATGATGATAAGGGCAGAAGCATCCGGCACAACGAGCACGCAGACAATCATCACCATGATAGCGAAGACGATGCGTTCGGCCTTGGAAACCTGGCGGAGAGCCTTCATGCGGATCTTGCGTTCGGCATCGTTCGTCATAGCGCGCATGATAGGCGGCTGGATGAGCGGCACGAGAGCCATGTAGGTGTAAGCAGCAACGGCGATGGGGCCGATGAGGTGCTTAGCAAGCTTGTTTGCAGTGAAGATGGAGGTCGGACCGTCAGCACCACCGATGATACCGATGGAAGCAGCTTCACCGAGAGTAAAGCCACCGAGAGCGACAGCTGCAAACATGGTCATGAACACACCGAACTGGGCGCCACCACCAAGAATGAGCGTACGCGGATTTGCGATAAGCGGTCCAAAGTCCGTCATGGCGCCCACGCCCAAGAAGATGATGGGCGGGAAGAGTTCCAGATGGATACC is a window encoding:
- a CDS encoding FISUMP domain-containing protein, whose protein sequence is MKNMVKFICLSSVMMLCACSDVCKTAGIDEQSEGIVAVKNREIAGVTQKGPFLKGASVTVQELDGRTLAQTGKSYNTSVKSNWGDFTIKGINLVSQYALLEVKGYYRNEVAGKESEGMVTLNALTNLNGRNHVNVNLLTHLEVERIHRLVDYAGMTFDEAKVQAERELFSLFGATYDLGKAEDANLFAGEEGAILLALSIMMQRDGSAADLSERLSKAVFVFAEYADFDAEIADWAFDVERDYWYNSSNDKNILRRVRKNVESWKDGTTIPDFETAIYKFWVHEYGLGECSVNNVNEIRKNENILSQYYNINFICNSNGRWSFIRNREILNDGFGLLNDAEDGNVYKTVMIGNQKWMAENLRREDSSAFYIAYDHLKSYCYDFKQSYCNTLGKLYSFEGASASCPTGYRVPNLDEVKALLQYYQGLNQEVLPALRSPSGLGLEYGGQMTYDSVYKFKGIYEFGTYWIDGKYVLRIDSLGVSVDSIPKEDLFFKASVRCIEKKEKVYDANSYMKDSRDGNTYRFTEIAGKFWMAENLRYKGDSTSNLCMPYEKECFYLWKDAVGVDSARGICPEGWHIPSRDEWDSLLTMVADNVEISRIGSIEKTYYGANNDLSDVHDWFENGYVIHEVNDPYGFSVKPVGSFYDGLRDERFSGFWTSSSGIFNDWGVNRNGVEVQYQGGVAIEFDGYLKINMSITRANRLYSVRCVKDL
- a CDS encoding FISUMP domain-containing protein — its product is MKMKMSRFFEFLTIVSMLCACSDVGKTAGTDEQSEGVFAVKDREIAGVTQKGPFLVGSSVTIQELNRVTLVQTGRSFKTSVKSDQGDFVLRGVSLVSPYALLEVNGYYFNEVSWEKSEGMVTLNALTDLTDRNHVNVNVLTHLMVDRVLRLVQKEGKSFTEAKKQAEEEALALFGIEGGLEKSEDMDLFAGEGREFLAALSVMMQRNGAMADLSERLALAALSFEKNEGFGAEMVDWTFETEYDYFEKGLYHESGELGFEKNILYKVSRNMESWIQGWNSEKFVNYMYDFWAQNFGLGKCDEKNDEEIRKNINEQSKYYGVVFRCDGDNKRWIWGGYRKKSDSTNVEIIDLRDGTIYKTLRIGNVTWMAENLRYGKSRQNIRKNGNLYRRDSALSACPKGFRLPRYSEAENLLQQYGGAGKNAADSLLAKNGFNAILGDDGTLALWISTKGLYFEDSTSSYYSQNGFVLWIDSSIADIREFDFYSDRSRALVRCVIDSVQVSDEPKQYSADKYIIDARDNEKYRFTEINGKYWMAENLRYKAAVTKDSICGHDECYYICGDEGCFYSWYEAVGSDSTHDVCPESWHLPSQFEWNEMLTFVADRIDSSWGRWDPLWKYYDIGYRLGSFRDWNKDDFVLQEVDNLYDFSVKPVGLIRSDLYYDEVRTEFWTSSDTLIVDAGYADADEGGLLISLEERSMSMKASLLAENKLNRCPVRCVKD
- a CDS encoding TIGR02147 family protein codes for the protein MKSVTEYKEYREYVLDYYRERKRCSAFTWREFAKLAGFASGSYLKLVCDGKTRLREEGAKKTGLAMGLLGYELDYFVLLVRYESAKTEQEKKKCFEEMQALGEVNRVRILGSEMYTYYETWKHSVVRELAVAMPGAKPIEIAKVCKPAISAADVSESLRFLVKSGLLKRDIKGNYHQTNASLSTGNLNVVAVAVHSQLRQMGELALEALDKLPISERHFSGITMGMTDECYKKVVEELAECRKRIVSIVSANKSIEKVCRLNMQLFPLTENIHGRAVAPNAQNSYGPQK
- a CDS encoding sodium ion-translocating decarboxylase subunit beta; amino-acid sequence: MSGIINSVADFASSTGFAQITVPMVIMWIVSFVLMFLAIVKKYEPLLLLPIAIGALAVNIPSVAFYDGGWSIEGMFSPTNGLYYYISQGIHLELFPPIIFLGVGAMTDFGPLIANPRTLILGGGAQFGVFMTMFAAVALGGFTLGEAASIGIIGGADGPTSIFTANKLAKHLIGPIAVAAYTYMALVPLIQPPIMRAMTNDAERKIRMKALRQVSKAERIVFAIMVMIVCVLVVPDASALIIMLMMGNIFKEAGVVERLVKTSSNELMNIVTIFLGTSVGLTMSADIFLKPQTIMIIAMGVVAFGFSTFGGLLLAKIMNKCSPKNPVNPLIGSAGVSAVPMAARVSQVEGAKYDPQNFLLMHAMGPNVSGVIGTAVCAGYMISRLS